One stretch of Alcaligenes faecalis DNA includes these proteins:
- a CDS encoding NUDIX hydrolase: MSSDHSPSPVGPVAATLAAVIHHDRILLIRRANRPDAGRWAFPGGKIRAGETIMAAAHRELAEETGVQGQALQVFDALDVFDREPSATPLAYSHFILIAVLFRWQQGEPQAGDDALDARWFSNAELDNLDVAHSFDVVRVARQALALAATQDQAGQA; this comes from the coding sequence TTGTCTTCTGACCACTCTCCCTCCCCCGTCGGCCCGGTTGCCGCCACCCTGGCTGCCGTCATCCATCACGACCGGATTTTGCTGATACGCCGCGCCAATCGGCCCGATGCCGGACGCTGGGCCTTTCCGGGCGGCAAGATTCGCGCGGGAGAAACCATCATGGCGGCGGCCCATCGGGAACTGGCCGAAGAAACCGGCGTACAAGGCCAGGCCTTGCAGGTCTTTGATGCATTGGATGTGTTTGACCGCGAGCCCAGCGCCACACCCTTGGCCTATTCACATTTCATCCTGATTGCCGTGCTGTTTCGCTGGCAACAAGGTGAGCCGCAGGCAGGCGATGACGCTCTGGACGCGCGCTGGTTCAGCAATGCCGAATTGGACAACCTGGATGTGGCACACAGCTTTGATGTAGTCCGAGTTGCCCGTCAGGCACTGGCATTGGCTGCCACTCAAGATCAGGCAGGCCAGGCATGA
- a CDS encoding tautomerase family protein has protein sequence MPLLKFDLIQGRNDEELRLLLDTTHQAMVQAFDVPASDRYQCVTQHRPGELVLEDTGLGYPRSNKVVLLHIVSRPRSDIQKVQFYRLLAERLEQNCGVSPNDLIIALVENSDADWSFGRGRAQFLTGEL, from the coding sequence ATGCCATTACTGAAATTTGATCTGATCCAAGGCCGCAACGACGAAGAACTGCGCCTGCTGCTGGACACCACGCACCAAGCCATGGTGCAAGCCTTTGATGTTCCTGCCAGCGACCGCTACCAATGCGTCACCCAGCATCGTCCTGGCGAACTGGTGCTGGAAGACACTGGCCTGGGCTACCCGCGTAGCAACAAAGTGGTACTGCTGCACATCGTGTCCCGCCCCCGCAGCGATATCCAGAAAGTCCAGTTCTACCGCTTGCTGGCAGAGCGGCTGGAACAGAACTGTGGCGTGTCGCCCAATGACCTGATCATCGCTCTGGTAGAAAACAGCGATGCAGACTGGTCCTTCGGGCGTGGGCGAGCGCAGTTTTTGACGGGGGAGCTGTAG
- the hmpA gene encoding NO-inducible flavohemoprotein, whose amino-acid sequence MLTDAQRDIIKATVPLLETGGEALTTHFYELMLRDYPQVRPLFNQAHQASGTQQRALANGVLTYARHIDQLETLGPLASQIVNKHVALQIQPEHYPIVGTCLLQAIREVLGENVATNEVIAGWAAAYQQLADLLIEAERLIYDDMATAPGGWRGARAFQVIRKVPESQEITSFYLEPVDGKPVLNFKPGQYIGLRLKVNGEEIRRNYSLSAAPNGRSYRISVKREARGLASNFLHDQIQKGDTLDLFPPAGQFSLRHNDRHQVFISGGVGITPTLAMVEAALQTERPITFIHYARNVHVHAFANQLTTWANRYPRFQAYVVYEEHTALSGPQPHAIGRPTAMQLSQWLPCDGQFDAYYLGPKPFMALIRRTLRELGLPDEQSHYEFFGPAEELN is encoded by the coding sequence ATGCTGACAGACGCTCAACGCGACATCATCAAGGCCACCGTGCCGCTGCTGGAAACCGGCGGCGAAGCCTTGACCACCCATTTTTATGAATTGATGCTGCGCGATTACCCACAGGTGCGCCCCCTGTTCAACCAGGCCCATCAAGCCAGCGGCACCCAGCAACGCGCTCTGGCCAATGGCGTGCTGACTTACGCCCGCCATATCGACCAACTGGAAACCCTGGGCCCCTTGGCCAGCCAGATCGTCAACAAACACGTCGCCCTGCAAATCCAGCCCGAGCACTACCCGATTGTGGGCACGTGTCTGTTGCAAGCCATACGCGAAGTCCTGGGCGAGAACGTCGCGACCAATGAGGTCATAGCCGGTTGGGCGGCCGCCTACCAGCAACTGGCGGATTTGCTGATCGAAGCCGAACGTCTGATTTACGACGATATGGCCACCGCCCCCGGCGGCTGGCGGGGCGCACGCGCCTTTCAGGTAATACGCAAAGTCCCTGAAAGCCAGGAGATCACCTCTTTTTATCTGGAGCCGGTTGACGGCAAACCCGTACTGAACTTCAAGCCCGGCCAATACATAGGCCTGCGCCTGAAGGTCAACGGTGAAGAAATTCGCCGCAACTACTCCCTGTCTGCAGCCCCCAATGGGCGCAGCTACCGCATCAGCGTCAAGCGGGAAGCCCGTGGTCTGGCCTCCAACTTTCTGCACGATCAGATCCAGAAAGGCGACACGCTGGACCTGTTCCCACCTGCCGGACAGTTCAGCTTGCGTCACAACGACAGGCATCAGGTTTTCATCAGTGGTGGCGTCGGCATTACCCCCACCCTGGCCATGGTGGAGGCGGCCTTGCAGACCGAACGCCCCATCACCTTTATCCACTACGCCCGCAATGTGCACGTCCACGCCTTTGCCAACCAGCTCACCACCTGGGCGAACCGCTATCCGCGTTTTCAGGCTTATGTGGTGTATGAAGAACACACAGCCCTATCCGGTCCACAGCCCCACGCCATAGGCCGCCCCACGGCTATGCAACTGAGCCAATGGCTGCCCTGTGACGGCCAGTTCGATGCCTATTACCTGGGCCCCAAACCCTTTATGGCCTTGATCAGACGCACTCTGCGCGAGCTGGGCCTGCCCGATGAACAAAGCCATTACGAGTTCTTTGGCCCCGCCGAGGAGCTGAACTGA
- a CDS encoding CoA-acylating methylmalonate-semialdehyde dehydrogenase, with the protein MTHSAVHIDHYINGHIVPGASGRHLEVTNPATGAVTGHVPLATHAEVDDAVQAAAQAFPKWADTPPIRRARVMFKFLQLLNEHKDELAHLITAEHGKVFTDAQGEVARGIDIVEFACGIPQLLKGDYTEQVSSNIDNWTLRQPLGVVAGVTPFNFPVMVPMWMFPVAIAAGNTFVLKPSPTDPSPSLFIANLFKQAGLPDGVFNVVQGDKEAVDALLEHPQVQAVSFVGSTPIANYIYETGARHGKRVQALGGAKNHMVVMPDADIDQAVDALIGAGYGSAGERCMAISVAVLVGDVADKLIPKLIKRTKTLKVLNGENLAAEMGPIVTRAAHERISNYIALGVQEGAQLLVDGRHFQGSQAGEGCEDGFWMGGTLFDGLTPDMRIYKEEIFGPVLGCLRVADLKQAVDLINAHEFGNGVACFTRDGNVAREFARRIQVGMVGINVPIPVPMAWHGFGGWKKSLFGDMHAYGEEGVRFYTKQKSIMQRWPESIAKGAEFVMPTAQ; encoded by the coding sequence ATGACTCACTCTGCTGTCCATATCGATCACTATATAAATGGCCACATCGTGCCTGGCGCCTCGGGCCGCCACCTGGAGGTGACCAACCCGGCTACCGGCGCCGTCACCGGCCATGTGCCGCTGGCCACCCATGCTGAAGTTGACGACGCGGTTCAGGCCGCAGCGCAGGCCTTCCCCAAGTGGGCCGACACCCCGCCCATTCGCCGTGCCCGAGTCATGTTCAAGTTTCTGCAATTGCTCAATGAACATAAGGACGAGCTGGCCCATCTGATTACTGCCGAGCATGGCAAGGTCTTTACGGACGCCCAGGGTGAAGTGGCGCGCGGCATTGATATTGTGGAATTTGCATGTGGCATCCCGCAGCTGCTGAAAGGCGATTACACCGAACAGGTTTCCAGCAATATCGACAACTGGACCTTGCGCCAGCCTTTGGGCGTCGTGGCCGGAGTGACTCCCTTCAACTTCCCCGTCATGGTGCCCATGTGGATGTTCCCGGTTGCCATCGCAGCCGGAAATACCTTTGTCCTTAAACCCAGCCCGACTGACCCCAGCCCCTCGCTGTTCATTGCCAATTTGTTCAAGCAAGCTGGTCTGCCCGATGGCGTGTTCAACGTGGTGCAAGGCGACAAGGAAGCGGTCGACGCCCTGCTGGAACACCCGCAAGTACAGGCGGTGAGCTTTGTCGGCTCCACCCCGATTGCAAACTACATCTACGAAACCGGCGCCCGTCACGGCAAGCGCGTTCAAGCCCTGGGCGGTGCCAAGAACCATATGGTGGTGATGCCAGACGCGGACATCGATCAGGCCGTGGATGCCTTGATTGGCGCAGGCTACGGCTCCGCAGGCGAGCGCTGCATGGCCATTAGCGTGGCGGTATTGGTCGGTGATGTGGCTGACAAGCTCATCCCCAAACTGATCAAGCGCACGAAAACGCTGAAAGTGCTGAACGGGGAAAACCTGGCCGCCGAAATGGGTCCCATCGTGACCCGTGCCGCACACGAACGCATCTCCAACTACATCGCGCTGGGCGTACAGGAAGGCGCACAACTGCTGGTCGATGGCCGTCACTTCCAGGGCAGCCAGGCCGGTGAAGGTTGCGAGGACGGTTTCTGGATGGGTGGCACCTTGTTCGACGGCCTGACCCCGGACATGCGCATCTACAAAGAAGAAATCTTTGGGCCGGTACTAGGCTGCCTGCGCGTGGCGGACCTGAAACAAGCCGTGGACCTGATCAATGCCCATGAATTCGGCAATGGCGTGGCCTGCTTTACCCGCGACGGCAATGTGGCCCGCGAGTTTGCGCGCCGCATCCAGGTCGGCATGGTGGGAATCAATGTCCCGATTCCCGTGCCTATGGCCTGGCACGGTTTTGGCGGCTGGAAAAAGAGCCTGTTTGGCGACATGCACGCCTATGGCGAAGAAGGGGTCCGCTTTTACACCAAGCAGAAATCCATCATGCAGCGCTGGCCAGAAAGCATCGCCAAAGGCGCGGAATTTGTGATGCCCACCGCGCAATAA
- a CDS encoding DUF485 domain-containing protein: MTTLAGIRQQPQFKELVRRRRHFVAWLTALTLLPYYAFILVASFAPQLLATTLSANSIINVGWPLGFALILGTWLLTGLYIRRANGEFDALTALILKRAR; this comes from the coding sequence ATGACAACCCTGGCCGGTATCCGGCAACAGCCGCAATTCAAGGAACTGGTCCGACGCAGACGCCATTTTGTAGCCTGGCTGACGGCGCTGACCTTGCTGCCGTACTACGCCTTTATTCTGGTCGCCAGTTTTGCGCCGCAACTGCTGGCGACCACGCTGTCGGCAAACAGCATTATCAATGTGGGCTGGCCGCTGGGCTTTGCCTTGATTCTGGGTACCTGGTTGCTGACGGGTTTGTATATTCGACGTGCCAATGGCGAGTTTGATGCCCTGACGGCCTTGATTCTGAAGAGGGCCAGATGA
- the actP gene encoding cation/acetate symporter ActP has product MMRRLSSIAVLLALSGLAFAVQADPAALQEVQKQPINITAIVMFLAFVLGTLGITYWAASKTKSMDDFYTAGGGVTGFQNGLALAGDYMSAAALLGLTSMIFFNGYDGMIYAISFFVAWPLLLFLFAERIRNLGRITIADISSFRLDQNRIRTLMAFGSLTVVCFYLVVQMVGAGQLIQLLFGLQYNHAVIAVGLLMVIYVTFGGMVATTWVQIIKAVLLLLGGTLLAVLALSRFGFSLEALFVKAVEVHKNGAAILLPSKLVSDPIAMISLSIGLVFGTAGLPHILMRFFTVPDAKQARKSVFVATGFIGFFFLIVGVLGMAAIVIVGQDPSFYEGGQLGGNLIGGGNMPVMHLAKALGGDLFLGFLSAVAFATILAVVAGLTMAGTSAISHDLYAMVIKKNQVDSAKERRVSKIASVCLGVLAVVLGILFKDQNIAFLVALTFGVAASVNFPILALSMFWKGLTTRGALIGGVAGLLSAVGLVILSPAVWVKVLGNEQAIFPYDYPAIISMNVAFFFTWLGSVTDRSAQAALEQARFEDQFVRAHTGIGASGLVNH; this is encoded by the coding sequence ATGATGCGCCGCCTTTCTTCCATTGCTGTTCTGCTTGCTTTATCCGGTCTGGCCTTTGCCGTGCAAGCGGACCCGGCTGCCTTGCAGGAGGTGCAAAAGCAGCCCATCAATATCACGGCCATTGTGATGTTCCTGGCCTTTGTGCTCGGCACCTTGGGCATCACTTATTGGGCCGCGTCCAAGACCAAGTCCATGGATGACTTCTACACCGCTGGGGGCGGGGTGACGGGCTTTCAGAATGGTTTGGCCCTGGCCGGAGACTATATGTCTGCCGCCGCCTTGCTGGGCCTGACCAGCATGATTTTCTTTAACGGCTACGACGGCATGATTTATGCCATCAGCTTTTTCGTGGCCTGGCCTTTGTTGCTGTTCCTGTTTGCCGAGCGCATTCGCAATCTGGGCCGCATCACGATTGCCGACATCAGTTCTTTCCGTCTGGACCAGAACCGTATCCGTACCTTGATGGCCTTTGGTTCCTTAACCGTGGTCTGTTTTTATCTGGTGGTGCAGATGGTGGGAGCCGGGCAGTTGATTCAATTGCTGTTCGGCCTGCAATACAACCATGCCGTGATTGCCGTGGGTTTGCTGATGGTGATCTACGTGACCTTTGGCGGCATGGTAGCCACGACGTGGGTGCAGATCATCAAGGCTGTGCTTTTGCTGCTGGGCGGCACCTTGTTGGCGGTTCTGGCTTTGAGCCGTTTTGGTTTTTCGCTGGAGGCCTTGTTTGTGAAGGCGGTGGAGGTTCACAAGAACGGTGCGGCTATTTTGCTGCCCAGCAAGCTGGTTTCCGACCCGATTGCCATGATCTCGCTGTCGATTGGTCTGGTATTCGGGACTGCCGGTTTGCCGCATATTCTGATGCGCTTTTTCACCGTTCCCGATGCCAAACAAGCGCGTAAATCCGTTTTCGTCGCAACCGGCTTCATCGGCTTTTTCTTCCTGATTGTGGGCGTGCTGGGCATGGCAGCAATTGTGATCGTGGGCCAGGACCCGAGCTTTTATGAAGGCGGCCAGCTAGGCGGTAATTTGATTGGTGGCGGCAATATGCCCGTCATGCACTTGGCCAAAGCCTTGGGCGGTGATCTGTTTCTGGGCTTTTTGTCTGCCGTTGCCTTCGCCACGATTCTGGCGGTGGTCGCGGGGCTGACCATGGCCGGAACCTCGGCCATCTCGCATGACTTGTATGCCATGGTCATCAAGAAAAATCAGGTGGACTCAGCCAAGGAACGCCGCGTCTCCAAGATTGCCTCGGTGTGTCTGGGTGTGCTGGCCGTGGTACTGGGCATCTTGTTCAAGGATCAAAACATTGCCTTTCTGGTGGCGCTGACCTTCGGGGTCGCGGCGTCCGTCAATTTTCCCATTCTGGCCTTGTCCATGTTCTGGAAGGGCTTGACCACGCGCGGCGCCTTGATCGGTGGCGTGGCCGGGCTGTTGAGTGCTGTTGGTCTGGTGATTTTGTCACCGGCTGTCTGGGTCAAGGTACTGGGCAATGAGCAGGCGATTTTTCCCTATGACTATCCCGCCATTATTTCCATGAACGTGGCTTTCTTCTTTACCTGGCTGGGCTCGGTGACCGACCGCAGCGCCCAGGCGGCGCTGGAGCAAGCCCGTTTCGAGGATCAGTTTGTGCGGGCGCATACCGGCATTGGGGCGTCGGGCCTGGTGAATCACTAA
- a CDS encoding cytochrome b, protein MQLRDNGLRFSPITIVLHWLVAALLFSILGLGVAIAQSPGEARLVPLQNLLGTLLFLISIYRFWARVTSFHPLPVGSPNPVEVIVARSVATALALAMVLLPVAVWLSRAAAGVAVELPGGLALPTLISPNEQVKAVVDVLFNIGATAFLAGLALHLFGAFKNHFVLKNLALRRMLGKQVEL, encoded by the coding sequence ATGCAATTGCGAGACAACGGACTCAGGTTCTCGCCCATCACTATTGTGCTGCACTGGCTTGTAGCGGCCTTGCTGTTTTCCATTCTGGGCTTGGGGGTGGCCATTGCCCAAAGCCCCGGCGAGGCGCGGCTGGTGCCGCTGCAAAATCTGCTGGGGACGTTGCTGTTCCTGATTTCCATCTACCGCTTCTGGGCGCGAGTGACGTCTTTTCACCCCTTGCCAGTGGGTTCGCCCAATCCGGTGGAAGTGATTGTGGCCCGTTCCGTGGCGACAGCCCTGGCCTTGGCGATGGTGCTGTTGCCTGTCGCCGTCTGGCTGTCTCGTGCGGCGGCTGGGGTGGCGGTGGAACTGCCCGGTGGCCTGGCTTTGCCTACCTTGATCAGCCCGAATGAGCAGGTCAAAGCCGTGGTGGATGTGCTGTTCAATATTGGCGCCACAGCCTTTTTGGCGGGGCTGGCCTTGCACCTTTTCGGGGCATTCAAGAACCATTTTGTACTGAAGAATCTGGCCCTGCGGCGCATGCTGGGCAAACAGGTGGAGTTGTAA